The Cervus canadensis isolate Bull #8, Minnesota chromosome 5, ASM1932006v1, whole genome shotgun sequence genome contains the following window.
GTAATAcattaatttaacaaaatttatttaGTACTTCTTATGGACAAGACATCACACATTTATAGTATATCAAACCAAGCCTGGCTATAAGGCACTGTGAAATTATGTAAGATTTCATCAGAGCACTAATTCATTTTACtctcattatattattttatttttatatttttatttattattattttctcatcaTGGAACTGGATATTTATAGATTATAGTTATTAATAAAGAATTTGAgtgacatggattttttttttcttttggccatgccttaTGGCTTCTGAGATCTTTGTTCTCCAAccaggattgaacttgggtcctcAGCATAAAGAGCATGGAGTCCTgtctactggaccaccagggaattcccaatgtGAAATTTTTAACAGTAACTTTtcctatattcaatattttcaaaGGGATTATTTTTGTACTTATGAAGAGCTTATTCTCATTACTGTCTTTTGATaacccatttttaaaagatttatttatttggctgtgctaggtcttcattgctgtgcatgggctttgtctagttgcatCAAGCatggactactctctagttggggtgcacggACTTCTCATCgtgatggcttctcttcttgtggagcatggactctagggcctgtgggcttgagtagttgtggggcatggttCCAGTAGTTATGGCTCGCAGACTCTGGAGTGCTGGCTCATTTGTTGTGCTgcagcaggcttagttgctccatagcatgtgggatccttccaaatcagggattgaatctgtgttccctgctttagcaggtggactctcaaccactggaccaccagggaaggccttgaaGATCCTTTTTGAAAGCTtattcagtgattaagaatcatTTAAAAGTGTGATCTGTAGTTAAGAAACTATCTTTTTCTAGTTATCTACCAAATTcaaatttattcctttttctctctttagtcTATTGCGTCTGCAGACATGGATTTCAACCAGCTGGAGGCATTCTTGACTGCTCAAACCAAAAAGCAAGGAGGGATCACACCTGAGCAAGCTGCTGTCATTTCCAAGTTCTGGAAGAGCCATAAGACAAAAATCCGAGAGAGCCTAATGAACCAGAGCCGCTGGGACAGTGGGCTTCGGGGCTTGAGCTGGAGAGTTGATGGCAAATCGCAGTCAAGACATTCAGCTCAAATACATACTCCTGTTGCCATCATGGAGCTGGAAATAGGGAAAAGTGGGCAGGTGAGTTCAAGCTTCGGTCAATTTCCCTTTGTAAACTGTATTTTCTATTACATGTTAGTCATACATTCAGAACAATTTATTTAATGGTCTTTGTTTGCAGAGATAATAATAGGAAAAGATTCTGctttttagaattctttttcagaGATAGAAATCATCTGAAAATATAGGTATTCTCAATTGTGGATTGAGTCTGAAAGCCACCAGCCTCTAGTATAGCTATCTCAGAGGAACAAAATGGATCAATAAGGTGACTGCACAGAAGTTGGCCACTGCTCCCTTTTGGTTAGATCTCAGCATTCAGAATCTCCAAAGCAATGATAAAGGTGCTAAATAAAGACCAGAAATTAAGATTAAACAACACAGAACAAAACTGACTTACAAAACTCATCTTTATAGGCATTCAGATATAAGAGGCCATGTATTTTAATTACAATATTGTCCTAAAGACCCTGAGTATATAGTATTTCTGTCCCTGAGcctacaaataatttttaattgatactgattatttacaaaacagtacTGCTTTCcttgcaatggagaaggaaatggcaacccactccagtattcttgcctggagaatcccatggacagaggagcctggtgggctccagtccatggaatcgcagagtggaacacgactgagcggctcTCGCTCACTCGCTCACtcgctcactcactcactgcGTCCTTTCATTCTCCAGTGTCATCATGGCAGACATCCACATGGTTTTTCTTGAAGTCAGTTTGAACTGGCAGTCAGGTGACTGCCAGATCAGACTTTTAATGACCTGGTATATgtcttttggggggaaaaaaaagcagcaacTTGTAATTAAGAAGAGGAAACCCAGACCACTGAATTAGCTAATTAGATTTATTTCCAGATAAATAATCAAATAAGTGGTTCTGTTACATGctataatagaaatttatttcttttcttccaataAGGAGAACATTTTTTTAGCTGGCAGGTTTCCTCACATATTCCCTTATTGAGTTTCTTAGGATTGTTCAGTATTTGTAGTTCCCtcatgactttttaattttaatttaaaagataatccctttttaaaaattgtacttttGCAAAATTTATTTTGAGGTCCTTTCATTCCGTTATTTTCTAAGCCTTTATGACTGTGGTTTCTCTGATCCTAAAGTCTGTTTTCTTAACCACTCCAATTATTCCTAAACCAAAAATCAGACATTTAAAAAGGTGCAGAAAGTATTCTTGGATATTTCAGTTTCACCAGCCATTTGTATAGGctattcattttttattctgGCAGTagtgattatttcattttgtcttcAAGTATTTGTTCTTTGGGCAAGAAGATGGAAACATACGTATCTGCTTTGACTTTCCTAGAAAACCATATGCTGTGctaataagtcacttca
Protein-coding sequences here:
- the COMMD1 gene encoding COMM domain-containing protein 1, with the protein product MAAELEGSKSLSGLLSGLAQDTFYGHPGITEELLRSQLYPEVSPEEFRPFLAKMKGILKSIASADMDFNQLEAFLTAQTKKQGGITPEQAAVISKFWKSHKTKIRESLMNQSRWDSGLRGLSWRVDGKSQSRHSAQIHTPVAIMELEIGKSGQESEFLCLEFDELKVNQVLKKLSEVEESISTLMQPA